The DNA sequence CAGTCTACAAACAGGAAGCCGGCGTGCTGCGTAAACGGGGTTTTGACGTGAAGGAAATCGTGCCGCTGGACCCCTACGATAAGGCGCATGCCATGATTGTGGCGCAGAAAACCTAGCGCGCCAAGACGGCAAACCTCTTTTTTGGGAAAATCAGCCTATTTATGGCAGGTTAAGAATACTGTTTTTGTTTAGTTGTTGTGGATGATCCCTCTTTACACAACAACAACCTGCGGATTGAGTAAAACAACCCGTTTCGGCGTCGGGCGCTGGGGCATATTGCAGATTGGTTGTGGAGCAAACCACAAGCAGAACAACAAAAAATTGGTTTACTGATAGGATGGGGAGAAGGCGGTGGATCAGCAGCTGCCGCTATGTCTCTAAGAAGGGGGGGATAGCGTTGATAGAGCACAATCATTTCAGTAGAATCGCCATGCTATAGGCTAACAACGCTGATTTTGGAAAGCATTATAGGTTGGAATTCCAAAGCCATCGTAGGATGTGAAGGTGATGTTGGTTGCGGGAGTCGACGAGGCAGGCCGGGGATGCGTGATTGGCCCCTTAGTGGTAGCTGGCGTCGCCGTGCACTCCGATAACCTTACGCAGCTAACGGCGCTAGGCGTCAAGGACTCCAAGCTGCTCACCCCCAAAAAGCGTGAAGCCCTCTACCCCGAAATCCTCAAACTAACACAGCGCCACCACGTCGTCAAGGTTTTGCCCTACCGCATCGACAAAGCCGTCCGCAGCACCAAAACCCTCTACAAACTCAACCGCCTCGAAGCCCAAACCATGGCAGAAATCCTTGAGGAACTCAAACCCGACGAGGCATACGTTGACGCAGCAGACGTGATTGCTGAACGCTTTGGCCTCCACATCCAAGAGTGCTTAACCACAAAAACCTCCATTATATCCCAGCATAAAGCTGACCGTACCTTCCCCGTGGTGTCCGCCGCCTCCATCATCGCCAAGGTGGAACGCGACCGCGAAATCGAGTTGCTCAGAGCAAAGTACGGCGACTTCGGCAGCGGCTACCTCACCGACGAAAAAATCCTGGGTTTCCTGAGGAAGCTCCTAACTGAGAATGGGGGCTTCTATCCGAGTTGTGTTCGCAAATCTTGGGAGCCTGCTAGGCGGGTGAAGGCTGAGTTTGGGTTTAGTCAAAAAAAGCTTGGGCAAGCTTAAATTATTGTGTTTTGTAGCGTCAAAAAGGCTACAATTTATAAAGATGGTTAACTTACTTAATGATTGAAACAGCTGGTTTTACGGCGGAAAATCGATGAGTGAAAAAGACGTAACTAGGTTCCTTCAGATTCTGGGTTTATCGAAGCGGGAAATCCAAGTTTACATGTTCCTCGCCAAGAGCGGCGTGCAATCCACAAGCTTCGTGGCTAAGCGCCTAAAGATGGAGCGTGTGCAGGCATACCGTACCTTCAAGAAACTCCAGGAAAAGGGCTTCATTGAAGCCACCCTTGAGCGACCAACCCGATTCACCATCGTGCCCTTCTCAGCGTTAGTAGACAACTTTATCACTGCCAAAAAAAACGAGGTTACCAACCTAAGCGAGCAGAAACAGAACCTGCTCACCGCCTGGCAATCCATCAGCGCACCCGAATCTGAGTACCCCGTCGCAAAATTCTCCATTATAACGGGTAAAAAGAAAATCCATTCAAAAATGCTTAACATGATTGAGGAATCAAAATCCGAAGTCATCGTCCTCACGACGGCGCTGGGTATAATCCAGGAGGACATCGCCGGCATTTTCGACGCCGCCATCGCGCCCTCGCAGGACCGCAACGTGCAGGTCCAAATCATCACCGACATCTCCATGGATAACTACAAAGTGGTAGAACGCATCGATCGAAACATCAGCGATGACAGTCTCAACATTAAACTCCGTCACGTCACCATGAACTCCAAGTTCTTTCCCCGTTTCCTCATAAAAGACGAGGAAGAAGCTATCCTGTATGCGCCCTTCGGCAACGAAGCCTCCGTGCTTAACCTCGAAGATGAGGGCCTCTGGATTAACGACAAAATGTTCATTTCAGTTCTCAAAGCGTTCTTTGTGCAGATGTGGCAGAGCGGTATCGAAGCGGAAAGGCGCATCGATGAACTGAAAAGCGGTGTCCCCATCGGCGAAACCGTGGTGATTAAGGATCCTGATGAGGCATGGCAGAAAGTCACCAAGGTTCTAGACATGGCTAAAGAAGATGTGGTCATAATCACGTCTTCGCAGAGTATCAATCGCTTCGCTGAGGATGACCCGCTGCTTGAATACTTCAAGAAAGGCCTCAATGTCCGTTTAATGGCATCCATCGATTTAGATAACCTTGAGCCCGCCCAGAAGCTAGCTAAGAACTACGAGGTCAAACATGTCCCCATCAGCTACCTAACCATGATGCTGGTGGATGGCAAACACCTCTTCATGTTTAAGATGCCGCCGCTAAGCGACTTTGGCGTCGAATCCGCCTTCTACTTAGTGGACACCTTCTACAGCACAGACCCCAGCCAAATCGAGCGGGTAAGCGAAATGCTCGACGACATCTGGAAACGCGGCATAGACATAACCGAAATCAGCAGCCAAGCGGGAACCAAGCTGCCTCAGGTGGAGCTGGAAGCCGATGCCACCATAGCTGACAGCGTGGATAGGATGCTGCAGAACAACGTAACCACCATCCTGATAGTTAAGAACAGTGAGCCGCTGGGAGTTCTCAGTGACCGCGAGGTGCTAAGGGGCATCATCGAGAAACATCATGATCCCCAGAGGACCCGCATAAAAGACCTTGACTACACGCCATTGATAATCCTGGAACAGGATGAATCGATGGTTACGGCTATGAAGATGATGACTAAAAAGGGCTTTAAACGTGCAGCGATGGTTAAAAATGGGCAGCTCATAGGGATGCTTACTGAGGAAGCCGCCAAAAAAGCCGCGGTGCAGATGAAAGCCAAAGCAACCTAGGCCCCTACATCATTCATTGCGACTTTTTAAAGGCAAAGAATTATTAGCAAACCAACCCAAGGCATAGCTGAGGAATCAAGCGTTGAACCCGCAAACTCCCATGATAATCGTTAATTTTAAAACCTACCTTGAATCAACCGGCGTCCATGCGCTGCAACTGGCAAAACAGGCAGAGAAGGCCGCCAAGGAAACCGGCGCATGCATCGTTGTGGCGCCGCAGCTTACTGACCTTGCCAAAATCGCCGCTGAAGTAGAGATTCCGGTTTTCGCCCAGCACATCGACCCCATAAAACCCGGCAGCAGCACAGGCCACGTGCTGGCAGAAGCCATCAAGGAAGCAGGCGCCGTGGGCACCCTGATTAATCACTCCGAGCGTCAGCTGCGCCTCATAGACATAGACGCGACGGTTACTCTTTGCCGAGCCAAGGGCTTAATTTCCTGTGTCTGCGCCAACAACCCCCAAGTCAGCGCCTCAGTTGCGGCTTTATCGCCCGACATAACCTCGATGGAGCCACCTGAACTCATCGGCAGCGGCATTTCTGTTTCCAAAGCTCAGCCTGAAATCATAACTGACACCGTCAAACTCGTCCATAAAGTTAACCCCGCCATGACGATTCTGTGCGGCGCAGGAATAGGCACAGCTGAAGATGTCTCCATTGCCCTCAAACTCGGCACAAAAGGCGTCTTGGTTGCAAGCGGCATCGTGAAAGCCAAAGACCCCTACAGCGTGCTGTGCTCGTTTGGCCAAGCTACTAAACAGTAAATCCGCGTGAATCGCTTGAAGGTTGAACCAGAATGCGAATCCTGCCTGCTTAGCCGGGCAACAATCCAAACCTACCAGGCCACCACCAACCCTGCCCTGCGGTTCCGCTGCATAGCCGAAATCACCAAGCTCCTGAACCACGAATTCAAGCCGACCTCCAACGCCGCGGAAATCGGAACAAAACGAGACCGCATCATCCGTAAACTCACGGGCTGCGATGACCCCTACAAATTCAACAAGAAGCTAGCCAACGAGAAAGCCCTCAAGCTGCTGCCCCGCGCCAAAAAGTTTGTGGAGTCAGGCTACAGCCAGCAGGACCGCTTCAAAAAAGCCTGCCTCTGCGCCATCGTCGGCAACATTATGGAGTTTGATGTTCCCGGCCACAAGTTCACGC is a window from the Candidatus Bathyarchaeota archaeon genome containing:
- the rnhB gene encoding ribonuclease HII; amino-acid sequence: MLVAGVDEAGRGCVIGPLVVAGVAVHSDNLTQLTALGVKDSKLLTPKKREALYPEILKLTQRHHVVKVLPYRIDKAVRSTKTLYKLNRLEAQTMAEILEELKPDEAYVDAADVIAERFGLHIQECLTTKTSIISQHKADRTFPVVSAASIIAKVERDREIELLRAKYGDFGSGYLTDEKILGFLRKLLTENGGFYPSCVRKSWEPARRVKAEFGFSQKKLGQA
- a CDS encoding CBS domain-containing protein, giving the protein MSEKDVTRFLQILGLSKREIQVYMFLAKSGVQSTSFVAKRLKMERVQAYRTFKKLQEKGFIEATLERPTRFTIVPFSALVDNFITAKKNEVTNLSEQKQNLLTAWQSISAPESEYPVAKFSIITGKKKIHSKMLNMIEESKSEVIVLTTALGIIQEDIAGIFDAAIAPSQDRNVQVQIITDISMDNYKVVERIDRNISDDSLNIKLRHVTMNSKFFPRFLIKDEEEAILYAPFGNEASVLNLEDEGLWINDKMFISVLKAFFVQMWQSGIEAERRIDELKSGVPIGETVVIKDPDEAWQKVTKVLDMAKEDVVIITSSQSINRFAEDDPLLEYFKKGLNVRLMASIDLDNLEPAQKLAKNYEVKHVPISYLTMMLVDGKHLFMFKMPPLSDFGVESAFYLVDTFYSTDPSQIERVSEMLDDIWKRGIDITEISSQAGTKLPQVELEADATIADSVDRMLQNNVTTILIVKNSEPLGVLSDREVLRGIIEKHHDPQRTRIKDLDYTPLIILEQDESMVTAMKMMTKKGFKRAAMVKNGQLIGMLTEEAAKKAAVQMKAKAT
- the tpiA gene encoding triose-phosphate isomerase, with the protein product MIIVNFKTYLESTGVHALQLAKQAEKAAKETGACIVVAPQLTDLAKIAAEVEIPVFAQHIDPIKPGSSTGHVLAEAIKEAGAVGTLINHSERQLRLIDIDATVTLCRAKGLISCVCANNPQVSASVAALSPDITSMEPPELIGSGISVSKAQPEIITDTVKLVHKVNPAMTILCGAGIGTAEDVSIALKLGTKGVLVASGIVKAKDPYSVLCSFGQATKQ